One Magnetococcus sp. PR-3 DNA window includes the following coding sequences:
- the aat gene encoding leucyl/phenylalanyl-tRNA--protein transferase, producing MPIYRLPDDRYDFPPAEGADEHGLVAVGGDLTPQRLLAAYRAGIFPWFSAGEPIMWWSLDPRLILRPKNLHIPRSLKKAMRQGRFHITFDHVFEHVIHLCGQTRQSEGTWITPEMEAAYIRLHQMGYAHSCECWMMDENDQYKLAGGIYGVAIGGAFFGESMFFLRPDASKAALVALVEMLDQQGFCLMDCQMTTDHMLRFGATEIPRIDFLEDLSRAILYPIPARSWQSLTPV from the coding sequence ATGCCAATTTATCGATTACCTGATGATCGCTATGATTTTCCCCCAGCAGAGGGGGCGGATGAGCATGGCTTAGTCGCGGTTGGGGGAGATCTAACCCCTCAGCGGCTACTGGCAGCGTATCGTGCAGGTATTTTTCCTTGGTTCAGTGCGGGTGAACCCATTATGTGGTGGAGCCTGGACCCTCGTTTGATCTTACGGCCCAAGAATCTTCATATTCCCCGATCCTTAAAAAAAGCCATGCGTCAGGGGCGCTTTCATATCACCTTCGACCATGTTTTTGAGCATGTGATCCATCTGTGTGGTCAAACGCGTCAATCGGAAGGAACCTGGATTACACCGGAGATGGAGGCCGCCTATATCCGTTTACACCAGATGGGGTATGCCCATAGCTGTGAGTGCTGGATGATGGATGAAAACGATCAATACAAGCTTGCCGGTGGTATTTATGGGGTGGCCATTGGGGGGGCGTTTTTTGGAGAGTCGATGTTTTTTTTACGTCCAGATGCCTCCAAAGCCGCATTGGTTGCCCTGGTGGAGATGTTGGATCAGCAAGGCTTCTGTTTAATGGATTGCCAAATGACCACGGATCATATGTTACGGTTTGGCGCTACGGAGATCCCCCGTATTGATTTTCTTGAAGATCTTAGCCGTGCCATTCTTTACCCCATACCTGCCCGCAGTTGGCAGAGCTTAACCCCGGTTTAA
- a CDS encoding MFS transporter: MSRHTYWVLAAYYGAFFAALGIMLPYWPLYLEEIGLGAEEIGILIALIHGMRVIGSPLWGHWADQGSRKRIIVITSFATLGIFSLYFFGTSFWYLVMVTILYSFVHAAPLSLVDATAMEQATKHNGQYGRIRVWGSIGFIAAAQLVGLLLDWQPITLILPIITLLIVADVILALLMPKEDKHCEKEKKPDRAMMVITDPRLTWFYLAAILMQFSHSGYYGFFSLHMEASGYTRGEIGTFWSIGVLAEVLLLTWSRPFLNIGVSKLLLISLVLASLRWSVYVSTSHWLIIALVQTLHAFSFGAFHVASMKRLHDLAPAGRRASTQSWYSALSFGIGGGLGMACSGYLYKQIGSDGLFAVMAAAAALGVVACYRAVVLYQRNPGNVV; the protein is encoded by the coding sequence ATGAGCCGACACACCTACTGGGTTCTTGCTGCCTACTACGGGGCCTTTTTTGCGGCCTTGGGTATTATGCTGCCCTATTGGCCGCTCTACCTGGAAGAGATCGGCCTGGGTGCTGAAGAGATCGGTATTCTTATTGCCTTAATCCATGGCATGCGGGTTATTGGCAGCCCTCTGTGGGGCCACTGGGCCGATCAAGGCAGCCGTAAGCGCATTATTGTCATCACATCTTTTGCAACCCTAGGTATTTTTAGCCTCTATTTTTTTGGTACCAGCTTTTGGTATCTGGTGATGGTGACCATCCTCTACAGCTTCGTACATGCCGCGCCCCTGTCGTTGGTGGATGCCACGGCCATGGAGCAAGCCACCAAGCATAATGGGCAGTATGGTCGTATTCGGGTTTGGGGCTCCATTGGTTTTATCGCCGCGGCCCAGCTGGTGGGCCTGCTGTTGGATTGGCAACCCATTACCCTGATTTTGCCCATCATTACCCTGCTGATTGTGGCGGATGTTATCCTCGCCCTACTGATGCCAAAAGAGGATAAACATTGCGAAAAAGAGAAAAAGCCTGATCGGGCCATGATGGTGATCACCGATCCACGGCTTACATGGTTTTATCTGGCCGCTATTTTAATGCAGTTTTCCCATAGTGGTTATTATGGCTTCTTCTCTTTACATATGGAGGCAAGCGGCTATACAAGGGGTGAAATTGGCACCTTCTGGTCGATCGGTGTCCTGGCCGAAGTGCTGCTGCTTACATGGTCACGCCCCTTCTTAAACATTGGTGTTTCCAAACTGTTGCTGATCTCTTTGGTCTTAGCCTCGCTGCGCTGGAGTGTCTATGTCAGTACCAGCCACTGGCTCATCATCGCCCTTGTACAAACCCTACACGCCTTCTCTTTTGGTGCGTTCCATGTAGCCTCGATGAAAAGGCTACACGATTTAGCCCCTGCTGGACGCCGAGCCAGTACCCAGTCCTGGTATTCTGCCCTCTCTTTTGGCATTGGTGGTGGTTTGGGCATGGCCTGTTCAGGCTATCTGTATAAACAGATCGGTTCCGATGGGCTCTTTGCCGTTATGGCCGCTGCCGCCGCACTTGGTGTGGTTGCCTGCTATCGAGCGGTGGTGCTTTATCAAAGAAATCCCGGCAATGTGGTATAA
- the polA gene encoding DNA polymerase I, translating to MSNQRLFLIDGSGYLYRAFFGVRNLSRRDGFPTNAIYGFIKMLRKVIEDEKPDFVTIAFDTKAPTFRHKMDDQYKANRKPMPDELRVQIPIIHDVIDAFNIPRIALEGFEADDIIGTFVKKGREAGVDVVVVSGDKDLMQLVDDNVKMFDGGKDKWYGPEDVVETWGVDAAHISDLLGLAGDSSDNIPGVAGIGPKTAAQLIGEYGDLEGVLHNAEKVKQPKRRASLIEQAETARLSHQLAIINCEVPLPFDLEKARMQGPDWAKLRDIYQDMSFATLTREAEKQMQESGVEERPPAQEEVAPQEPQYEVITTDEAFHAFMEKLKQLDRFAVDTETTDLNPHTAELVGISIAWQPLVATYIPVGHAMDAAPDGQLPRADVLAALKPLLESPKVGKTGQNIKYDYQIFKRYGITIKGIERDSMLYSYLLYGANRAHNLDAIATEELGRTTIKFEDVAGKGKKRLRFDQIPLEKAAPYACEDAEVTWQAAESMEPNLNREEGIKDLYEKIERPLIPVLAEIEYAGVVVDRDALTAMSADFTIRRERLVEEIYALAGEEFNVNSTQQLGHILFEKMGIKGGKRTKTGFSTDVSVLTKLADQGHDIPNKVLAYRSLTKLQSTYTDALVKLIHPVTGRVHTSYNQAVTLTGRLSSSDPNLQNIPIRTEEGRAIRHAFIAPEGWSLLAADYSQIELRVLAHMGDVARLKEAFHDGLDIHSATASELFEVPVDQVTSEHRRMAKTINFGLVYGMSPFGLAKRLGIKNNEARAYMDLYFARYDGVRQQMDETIRFAREHGYVETLGGRRCPIRDINATQRNLREFAERTAINAPLQGSASDLIKLAMIRLNTALSVGGYKARMVLQVHDELVLEVPDKELEAVKEEVRRAMEGVMQLAVPLVVDMGVGQNWGEAH from the coding sequence ATGTCCAACCAACGTCTATTCCTTATTGATGGCTCCGGCTACCTGTACCGTGCTTTTTTTGGGGTACGTAACCTTAGCCGCCGGGATGGTTTTCCCACCAATGCCATCTATGGGTTTATCAAGATGTTGCGTAAGGTGATTGAGGATGAAAAACCAGACTTTGTCACCATTGCCTTTGATACCAAGGCCCCGACTTTTCGCCATAAAATGGACGATCAGTACAAGGCCAACCGTAAGCCTATGCCCGATGAGTTACGGGTGCAAATTCCCATTATCCACGATGTGATCGATGCCTTTAATATTCCACGGATTGCGCTGGAAGGCTTTGAGGCCGATGACATCATTGGCACCTTTGTAAAAAAAGGTCGGGAAGCCGGTGTGGATGTGGTGGTGGTCTCTGGGGATAAGGATTTAATGCAGTTGGTGGATGACAACGTCAAGATGTTTGATGGCGGTAAAGATAAATGGTACGGGCCAGAGGATGTGGTGGAAACCTGGGGGGTGGATGCCGCGCATATCTCAGATCTGCTCGGCTTAGCAGGGGATAGTTCAGACAACATACCCGGTGTGGCCGGTATTGGCCCTAAAACCGCAGCCCAGCTGATTGGTGAGTATGGTGATCTGGAGGGTGTGCTGCACAATGCTGAGAAGGTCAAACAGCCCAAACGGCGGGCCTCCCTGATCGAGCAGGCTGAAACAGCCCGCCTGAGCCATCAACTGGCCATTATTAATTGTGAAGTGCCCCTTCCCTTTGATCTGGAAAAAGCCCGTATGCAAGGGCCTGACTGGGCAAAACTGCGGGATATTTATCAGGATATGAGCTTTGCCACCCTGACCCGGGAGGCAGAAAAGCAGATGCAAGAGAGCGGGGTTGAGGAGCGCCCCCCAGCTCAAGAGGAAGTCGCCCCCCAAGAACCGCAGTATGAGGTGATCACCACCGATGAAGCGTTTCATGCCTTTATGGAAAAGCTTAAGCAGTTGGACCGTTTTGCGGTGGATACCGAAACCACGGATCTTAACCCCCATACCGCCGAGCTGGTGGGTATCTCCATCGCTTGGCAGCCGCTGGTCGCGACCTATATTCCTGTCGGGCATGCCATGGATGCCGCCCCCGATGGACAGCTGCCCCGTGCAGATGTGTTGGCGGCACTCAAGCCCCTACTGGAGAGCCCAAAGGTTGGTAAAACCGGGCAAAATATTAAGTATGACTACCAGATCTTTAAGCGCTATGGCATTACCATTAAGGGTATTGAGCGCGACAGCATGCTCTACAGCTATCTTCTATATGGGGCCAACCGGGCACACAATCTGGATGCTATTGCCACCGAGGAGCTGGGGCGAACCACCATAAAGTTTGAAGATGTAGCAGGTAAGGGTAAGAAGAGACTGCGCTTTGATCAGATTCCATTAGAGAAAGCGGCCCCCTATGCGTGTGAAGATGCTGAGGTCACCTGGCAAGCGGCGGAGTCGATGGAACCTAACCTTAACCGGGAAGAGGGCATTAAGGATCTTTACGAAAAAATTGAACGTCCCCTGATTCCTGTCTTGGCGGAAATTGAGTATGCCGGTGTGGTGGTTGATCGGGATGCACTGACCGCCATGTCTGCAGATTTTACCATTCGTCGAGAGCGGCTTGTTGAAGAGATTTACGCCTTGGCGGGAGAAGAGTTCAACGTTAATTCCACCCAGCAGTTGGGCCATATTCTTTTCGAAAAAATGGGCATTAAGGGGGGTAAGCGGACCAAAACCGGCTTTTCCACCGATGTTTCAGTGCTGACAAAACTGGCTGATCAGGGGCATGACATCCCCAATAAGGTGTTAGCTTACCGCAGCTTAACCAAGTTACAGTCAACCTATACGGATGCCCTGGTTAAATTGATCCATCCCGTCACAGGGCGTGTACACACCAGCTATAACCAAGCGGTTACTTTAACTGGGCGTCTCTCATCTTCTGATCCTAATTTGCAGAATATTCCCATTCGTACCGAAGAAGGGCGGGCCATCCGCCATGCCTTTATTGCGCCTGAGGGCTGGTCATTGCTGGCCGCGGATTACAGTCAAATTGAGCTGCGTGTTTTGGCGCATATGGGCGATGTGGCCCGCTTGAAGGAGGCTTTTCATGATGGGTTGGATATTCACTCGGCCACGGCGTCTGAACTGTTTGAAGTCCCTGTTGATCAAGTGACCAGTGAGCACCGGCGTATGGCCAAAACCATCAATTTTGGCTTGGTTTATGGTATGAGCCCCTTTGGTTTGGCAAAGCGTTTAGGGATTAAAAATAACGAAGCTCGGGCCTATATGGATCTCTATTTTGCACGCTATGACGGGGTGCGCCAGCAGATGGATGAGACCATTCGTTTTGCCCGTGAGCATGGCTATGTGGAGACCCTGGGGGGGCGGCGCTGCCCCATCCGGGATATCAATGCAACCCAACGTAATTTACGCGAATTTGCCGAGCGAACGGCCATTAATGCACCTTTGCAGGGCAGTGCTTCAGATCTGATTAAACTGGCCATGATCCGGTTGAATACAGCGCTGAGTGTTGGTGGCTATAAAGCGCGTATGGTGCTTCAGGTACACGATGAATTGGTGCTTGAGGTACCGGATAAAGAGCTGGAAGCCGTGAAAGAGGAGGTGCGTCGTGCCATGGAAGGGGTCATGCAACTGGCTGTTCCTTTGGTGGTGGATATGGGGGTTGGGCAAAATTGGGGTGAAGCCCACTAA
- a CDS encoding AAA family ATPase produces the protein MIIHSLAAENLFRFTQVHLKNLPKQGLIAIDGDNESGKSSLLEMLLLGLYGRTSRLHEESLARAVKWGTHQASLTMLFSGNDQRLYQVIRYLDPEGGHRANLSLADDPKNPLVKGVSGVNAAIIQKIGLDFETFMSCLNLGQQGPDTPRPNPQVLRRISGVDYLEKVAEELSDEVIEMATESQNSGHEIEKIEEELEDLDVMMGSLDTLHKQLEETLSTRHTLDKQIRQIRRFSMTLQDATRHLTESPLQQLTPNDDLDLWQKELEGVESAMDGLDRLCQGNKLGVDEAPTRLLRPLIQRRISALGELRTLMGEIRKQGEKWRHWLAEDKVLHAPFTEKEQDATTYPIRRATLQHKRDSKVTMQHRSGWLFGLTMLLTAATTTLWYMAQLAVVEDPGITTSDHGLLMQLLGSEKELGPRFTTVLAVEGSIALLSGLSFWLYTLTKHRVSKRIHALDQQAKYGREQFKRLDALIKRPMLSRFLEMITLTDAPWSERLNRWFGEMGNMFMNTPEAAETKEVLRQHMDEVADKLALDRQVLDHRLEKAQTERESLTARLDQLEQAIDEENERRERDEVLREALQSCHTIHRTQRHGVRVREVSLGLLQGAQKACNSRFQQELKRCMSTLAPRFTGQHYRYLELDKEMNLRTRTGGRDALVPISDLSTGAQRQLQLVLRLTLAKAITAHSVSGNQCMLLDEPFAFFDKTRTEEAMQALCQLSAPLSQLWVATQSFSEVLAEEGLVRITCRQDQESLIVDGNAL, from the coding sequence ATGATCATTCATAGTCTGGCTGCAGAAAATCTCTTTCGCTTTACCCAGGTACATTTAAAAAACCTCCCTAAACAGGGATTAATCGCCATTGATGGCGATAATGAGAGTGGGAAAAGCTCGTTACTGGAGATGCTACTGCTGGGCTTGTACGGTCGAACCAGCCGCCTGCATGAAGAGTCTCTGGCACGGGCTGTTAAGTGGGGCACACACCAGGCCTCTCTAACCATGCTCTTCAGCGGCAATGATCAACGTCTGTATCAGGTCATCCGTTATCTGGACCCAGAGGGTGGCCACCGGGCCAATCTTAGCTTGGCCGATGATCCAAAGAACCCTTTGGTTAAAGGAGTTTCTGGGGTCAATGCAGCCATTATTCAAAAGATCGGCTTGGATTTTGAGACCTTTATGAGCTGTCTCAATTTAGGTCAGCAAGGCCCCGATACCCCCCGCCCCAACCCCCAAGTGTTACGTCGTATTTCCGGTGTTGATTATTTGGAGAAGGTGGCCGAAGAGCTGTCAGATGAAGTCATTGAAATGGCTACAGAAAGCCAAAACAGTGGCCACGAGATTGAAAAAATTGAAGAGGAGCTGGAAGATCTGGATGTGATGATGGGTTCGCTGGATACCCTGCACAAGCAGCTGGAAGAGACCCTCTCCACCCGCCATACTCTGGACAAACAAATTCGCCAAATCCGCAGATTTTCCATGACCTTGCAAGATGCTACCCGACACCTGACAGAGAGCCCCCTACAACAGCTCACCCCCAATGATGATCTGGATCTTTGGCAAAAAGAGCTTGAGGGGGTGGAATCGGCGATGGATGGGCTGGATCGCCTATGCCAAGGCAATAAACTTGGTGTGGATGAAGCCCCAACACGCTTGTTGCGCCCTTTGATCCAACGGCGTATCTCCGCACTGGGGGAGCTCCGCACCCTGATGGGCGAAATCCGCAAACAGGGTGAAAAATGGCGACACTGGTTGGCAGAGGATAAAGTGCTGCATGCCCCCTTTACGGAAAAGGAGCAGGATGCAACCACCTACCCCATACGTCGCGCGACACTGCAGCACAAACGGGACAGCAAGGTGACCATGCAGCACCGCAGTGGTTGGCTGTTTGGCTTGACCATGTTGCTCACAGCAGCCACAACCACCTTATGGTATATGGCACAACTGGCTGTGGTGGAAGATCCTGGTATAACCACCAGTGACCACGGCCTATTAATGCAGCTACTGGGCAGTGAAAAAGAGCTGGGCCCCCGCTTTACAACCGTATTGGCCGTTGAAGGGAGTATTGCACTGCTTTCTGGCCTAAGCTTTTGGCTCTATACCTTGACCAAACACCGGGTTAGTAAACGCATCCATGCGCTGGATCAACAGGCCAAATATGGTCGTGAACAATTTAAACGGTTGGATGCACTCATCAAACGCCCCATGCTCTCACGTTTTTTGGAAATGATTACCCTAACCGATGCCCCATGGTCTGAGCGCCTAAATCGCTGGTTTGGTGAGATGGGCAATATGTTCATGAATACGCCAGAAGCCGCCGAAACCAAAGAGGTGTTGCGACAGCATATGGATGAGGTTGCTGATAAGTTGGCGCTTGACCGGCAAGTGTTGGATCATCGGTTGGAAAAAGCTCAAACTGAGCGAGAAAGCCTAACCGCCCGCCTTGATCAGCTTGAACAGGCGATTGATGAAGAGAATGAACGGCGGGAACGGGATGAGGTTTTGCGCGAAGCACTGCAAAGTTGCCACACCATTCACCGGACGCAGCGTCATGGTGTACGGGTTCGGGAGGTCAGCCTGGGCCTTTTACAAGGGGCTCAAAAGGCCTGCAACAGCCGGTTTCAACAAGAGCTTAAACGGTGCATGTCCACTTTAGCCCCTCGTTTTACAGGTCAACACTACCGCTATCTGGAGCTGGATAAGGAGATGAACCTCAGAACCCGGACCGGTGGCCGTGATGCCTTGGTCCCCATTTCTGACCTAAGTACCGGCGCCCAGCGACAGTTACAGCTGGTTTTGCGCCTAACCTTGGCCAAGGCCATAACGGCACATTCCGTCAGCGGCAACCAATGCATGCTACTGGATGAACCCTTTGCCTTTTTTGATAAAACCCGTACTGAAGAGGCTATGCAGGCCCTCTGTCAACTGTCGGCCCCGCTATCTCAACTATGGGTGGCCACACAATCTTTTTCTGAAGTTCTTGCTGAAGAGGGGCTGGTCCGCATAACCTGTAGGCAGGATCAAGAAAGCCTTATTGTTGATGGGAACGCTTTATGA
- a CDS encoding metallophosphoesterase yields the protein MITDMLTKLFRPPTQPAIRPTEPMRLMGERIRIDLSALPLTLTLGRNGSTILVMAEPGHSDAIMLVNPTRYFDRAHGFIRLKLNTPLILGRDQPQQQSLFGLASDVAMRHVELRLTAQELCLKELHTDFGMVVAPADATLKQQIQSLKNERLETLLAPFPDPLQPLAAPEALDLLQRAATSQQQDPFRPKNSLGNLGSLLELPEHMEPILVGDLHACVENLLAILNWGGLWDGLQSGTQALIILGDGVHSERDGQLDQMESSILMMDLILHLKTLFPQQVFYLRGNHDSFSPRISKGGVPQGKLWLDALLERRGESYVALMDEFYNQLPLVAAGHHFLSTHAAPPRAKADRDMIINAQNYPGLVNELLWNRMRGQHYPSGYTKGDIKRFRKGMGLPPETPFIVSHTPLNRNQTLWIHAGEMENHHIVFSGLSQEIGLFVGLGDCLIPLILPTVPCPELVSTPEA from the coding sequence ATGATTACAGATATGCTCACGAAGCTGTTTCGGCCTCCAACACAACCGGCCATTCGACCCACTGAGCCCATGCGCCTAATGGGTGAGCGTATTCGTATTGATCTCTCAGCCCTGCCTCTGACCCTGACGCTGGGCCGCAATGGCTCCACCATTCTGGTCATGGCAGAGCCCGGTCATTCGGATGCCATCATGTTGGTCAATCCCACCCGCTATTTTGACCGAGCACATGGCTTTATACGCCTAAAATTGAATACCCCACTGATTTTGGGACGGGATCAACCCCAGCAACAGAGCCTGTTTGGGTTGGCCTCTGATGTGGCCATGCGCCATGTCGAGCTACGCTTGACCGCGCAAGAGTTGTGTCTTAAAGAGCTACACACCGATTTTGGTATGGTTGTAGCCCCGGCGGATGCCACCCTCAAGCAACAGATCCAATCTCTTAAGAATGAACGGCTGGAAACACTGCTGGCCCCTTTTCCAGACCCCCTTCAGCCGCTAGCCGCGCCTGAAGCTTTGGATCTTTTACAGCGTGCTGCAACCAGCCAACAGCAAGATCCTTTTCGCCCAAAAAATAGCCTGGGCAATCTGGGAAGCCTACTGGAACTGCCCGAGCATATGGAACCCATCTTGGTGGGGGATCTCCATGCGTGTGTGGAAAACCTGCTTGCCATCCTCAACTGGGGGGGGTTATGGGATGGTTTGCAAAGTGGCACACAAGCCCTGATTATTCTTGGAGATGGCGTACACTCTGAACGGGATGGCCAACTTGATCAGATGGAGAGTTCCATCTTGATGATGGACCTGATTCTTCATCTCAAAACACTTTTCCCCCAACAGGTGTTCTATCTCAGAGGCAATCATGACAGCTTCTCGCCACGCATCTCTAAGGGGGGAGTACCACAAGGCAAGCTCTGGCTCGATGCCCTGCTTGAAAGGCGGGGGGAGTCCTACGTTGCCCTTATGGATGAGTTCTACAACCAGCTCCCACTGGTTGCCGCAGGACACCACTTTTTAAGTACCCATGCCGCCCCACCCCGCGCCAAGGCTGACCGGGATATGATCATCAATGCCCAGAATTACCCTGGCCTGGTTAACGAACTGCTGTGGAACCGTATGCGAGGACAGCACTATCCCAGCGGGTATACCAAAGGGGACATCAAACGTTTTCGCAAAGGCATGGGGTTACCCCCAGAGACCCCTTTTATTGTGTCACACACCCCATTGAACCGTAACCAGACCTTATGGATACATGCCGGAGAGATGGAGAACCACCACATTGTCTTTAGTGGTTTAAGTCAAGAGATTGGGCTGTTTGTTGGTTTGGGTGATTGCCTGATCCCTCTGATCTTACCAACCGTTCCCTGCCCTGAGCTGGTGAGCACACCCGAGGCATAA
- a CDS encoding tetratricopeptide repeat protein encodes MLRLCLLSFFLLANTLHAPLAHAEPSEPRVMVDISLLKAGAKAGDAKDQYRLAHTILQKPPISQDHQRGAAWMKKSAQQGFLPAQYSMATLHQHGQGVTKDLQQALYWWEKAAQQGHVLAQFKLGTAYMHGTGSLIDLDKAVFWLKKAAQQDMAQAYLHLGSIQFQRTQKQQQALPYLRKAADLGLAQAQYLFGVLYQTGKIGQKNPEQAFQWFKKAALQAHPKAALQVATAYRKGQGTPKDMTAALAWMEIASQLKTTQANFLKEVIKRDLSQEQQQAAAALEKRLMQSMGKPQKGS; translated from the coding sequence ATGCTTCGTCTCTGTCTCCTGAGCTTTTTTCTACTGGCCAACACCCTGCATGCCCCCCTTGCTCATGCTGAACCGAGTGAACCCAGGGTTATGGTCGACATATCTTTGTTAAAAGCTGGAGCAAAAGCTGGAGATGCCAAAGATCAGTATCGATTAGCTCATACGATTTTACAGAAACCCCCCATATCCCAAGACCATCAGAGGGGTGCGGCGTGGATGAAAAAATCTGCCCAACAAGGTTTTCTTCCCGCACAGTACAGCATGGCGACGCTTCACCAGCATGGTCAGGGAGTCACCAAGGATCTACAACAAGCACTTTACTGGTGGGAAAAAGCGGCACAGCAGGGGCATGTGCTGGCCCAGTTCAAATTGGGCACAGCTTATATGCATGGAACAGGTAGCCTTATTGATCTGGATAAAGCGGTTTTTTGGTTAAAAAAAGCGGCACAACAGGATATGGCCCAGGCCTATCTTCACCTTGGCAGTATTCAGTTCCAACGTACGCAAAAACAGCAGCAAGCTCTACCCTATCTGCGCAAAGCAGCTGACCTGGGGCTGGCCCAAGCACAATATCTGTTCGGTGTGCTCTACCAAACCGGTAAAATTGGCCAAAAAAATCCTGAGCAAGCCTTCCAATGGTTTAAAAAGGCAGCCCTTCAAGCCCACCCCAAAGCAGCCTTGCAGGTTGCGACGGCTTACCGAAAAGGCCAAGGTACCCCTAAAGATATGACGGCCGCACTGGCCTGGATGGAAATTGCCAGCCAGTTAAAGACAACCCAAGCTAACTTTTTAAAAGAAGTGATCAAACGTGATCTCAGCCAGGAACAGCAACAAGCAGCCGCAGCCTTAGAAAAACGACTGATGCAAAGCATGGGGAAACCGCAGAAGGGTAGCTAG
- a CDS encoding PstS family phosphate ABC transporter substrate-binding protein, translating into MKKYWFVILGATLLAYSVWTPSVQAEPRMIRNKGSVTMVDVALLWSRAYQATVPQSHDAVVEVFGGGSGNGIAALINGHVDIANSSRAMKAREIKLANRRLRTQPVGFVVGWDALSAIVHPDNPASALSGQELKRIYGKKGDVERWSDIGITVPGCKDQRINAISRRINTGTYAYFRHAVLGKRGLMRRDIAYKRTREEMVDAVANDPCALGYISISRLSERIKPLCLIRNSKKGDQRYCVDQQAELRVTTDYPLLRPLYMYTLGEPDPQVRSYLDWVRGDQGQRMVKSHGFIPIGHGGQGQTF; encoded by the coding sequence ATGAAAAAATATTGGTTCGTCATATTAGGGGCCACACTGCTGGCCTATTCTGTCTGGACACCATCCGTCCAAGCTGAACCACGCATGATCCGTAACAAAGGTTCCGTGACCATGGTGGATGTCGCTTTATTGTGGTCACGTGCTTACCAAGCTACCGTTCCCCAATCCCACGATGCCGTGGTTGAGGTATTTGGTGGTGGGTCCGGCAATGGTATTGCCGCCTTAATTAATGGCCATGTGGATATTGCCAACTCCAGCCGCGCCATGAAAGCCCGCGAGATCAAACTGGCCAACCGTCGTCTACGCACCCAACCTGTGGGTTTTGTGGTGGGGTGGGATGCACTCTCCGCCATTGTCCACCCTGACAACCCCGCTAGCGCTTTAAGTGGCCAGGAACTTAAACGTATTTATGGTAAAAAAGGGGATGTTGAGCGTTGGAGTGACATTGGCATTACCGTGCCGGGTTGTAAAGATCAACGCATAAACGCCATTAGCCGTCGCATCAATACGGGAACGTATGCTTACTTTCGACATGCCGTCTTGGGTAAAAGGGGCTTAATGCGCCGGGATATTGCCTATAAACGCACCCGAGAAGAGATGGTGGATGCGGTGGCCAACGATCCATGTGCCCTAGGCTATATCAGCATCTCTCGACTGTCTGAACGGATTAAACCGCTCTGTTTAATCCGCAACAGCAAGAAGGGAGATCAACGCTACTGCGTGGATCAACAGGCTGAACTACGGGTCACCACAGACTACCCCCTGCTACGCCCCCTTTACATGTACACCTTAGGTGAACCAGACCCCCAAGTTAGAAGTTATCTGGACTGGGTACGGGGTGACCAAGGGCAGCGTATGGTCAAGAGCCATGGCTTTATTCCCATTGGGCATGGTGGGCAGGGACAGACTTTCTAG